Within Ictalurus furcatus strain D&B chromosome 3, Billie_1.0, whole genome shotgun sequence, the genomic segment CTTTAGCCTGACATACAGGCATGTATCTAATATTaaagatgtacagtatttaaaatacagaatacTGTAAGCTATTACTTTTACAGAGATTCTGTTATAATCTGTATTTTAATTAGCATTTCCATTTTCCTCctcagagagagtgtgtctacCCGAGTAAACAttcaaaacagaacaaaacttgTTCAGCGACGCAAACAAAAATGGACTCTTTCCGGAGAAGAGGCAGCATTCAATAAGGAAAATTCAAAGATGTGTAGAAATCTACTTAACCCAAACtccaaataacaataaaataaatttgagtCTTCATGATCATCCACTCATAAAGAGCATCGAGTTTCTCATTCGTTGAGTATAACAGGTGGATAACACTGTAGCTGTATATGACTACACAAGTTCGTGCCTCAGAGACTAAAGGGACATGCTAAGCAGAGTGTTATAACAAATGAAACCCTTTACAATTCAGACAAGCgagaaaaacaaatcagtaaACTACTTTTCAATGTTTGCTGAATGATGCTGTAACTCTCTCAGGTGGAGCATAGTTAAGTGTTTACTAtggttaaatataattttagggTTTGTACTTTACTTGATTATGGAAAATACTCATATTTGTACTATTACTCAGCTACACTATTTTtaccatttacattttcattttgaacTTACAGGTAATGCTTACAAATTTCAGAGAGCATGCCTTAAAGTATTTTTTACTCTGCCTCGATACCTTAATTCAGTTGATCAAACTGAGAAGCTCAGTTTTCATCCTGCTTCTACACATCAgacactgtaataaaaaaatcaaatcataaTTGGTGTTGCCAGGTTctaaaaataatataacaagTCACTCACAGAAAaccctatatacagtatattatataaatatacattcacCAGACACTTAagaggaacacctgtacatttgctcattcatgtaattatacAAATCCAGTCATGTGGCTACAGTGCAATTaataaagtcatgcagatacaggtgaagagcttcagttagcgttcacgtcaaacatcagaaagggAAAatgtgtgatctcagtgactttgaccatggcatagatgttggtgccagacaggctggattgagtatttcagaaactgctgatctcctgggattttcatgcacaaatgtctttagagtttacacataAGGGTGTGAAAAATGgatagttgaagattggaaaaacatcacattttatttactttttcggtgagcctgtgcccactgtagcttaGGATTTCGGTTCTTGACAGGAATGGAACTCGATGTGATCATCTGCTGTTGTACCTATCCACCTCCACGTTTGCCATGTTGTGCATCATAGCCTGTGTTGGCTTAGTTTAGAAAAGGGGGTAAAACCTTTGCGTGAAATTTGACACCACAGCTGAATTTGCACAATCTCTGAAGTTTAATTCAGTTTCATATATTTAGGAATAATCAGAGATGTGAATCATCATTTCCACTTATTAATTTCACAAGCACTTTCATCCTTACACTTGAGCTGAGCAGTTagggggttaagggccttactcaagcgGTATCTTGGTGGTGCTGGCATTTGCCCTCTTAACATTCTAATCAGTAGCCCAAAATTGACTGAGCCACTGCTCATCAAACCTAAAATAGTGTCCCGAATCATAAAACAGCCCAATCTGAATCCTCTGTGAAAAGCTAGCATTCTGTTAGATGAGCTCTCCACGGATGGGCAGCGAGTAAGCATTATACTGTCTCCAGCGGTAGCGTAGTCTGGCCAGTGGACAGCTCTTAGGTGCCTCAAACTCAGGGAAGCCCAGCTGGTTGAGGAAATCGTAGATGCCGGCTCGTGCTGCCACCTGCCAAATCATTCAAAGAGATGAGACATGAGATttcttttcaaacatttaattcatattttaaacagcaaaactccacacatcTGCAGTGTAGCTGTTTTCTGATGCTGTTAATGCAACTAAAACTGTAATAATGTTCATGTCAGGGTATGtcctaatatttatatataatgtataatgtaatataatataatagaatttatttatatgtttttacattttactcttTACTcctattaaaaatgaaatgggtGTTTACTTGCATAATTCAggtctaacaaaaaaaaaaattgaaaataacATTATGCACATTCATGCCGATCATGAATAAGACTAAAATTTTGGAACAGTTAGATAAGAGAATGTAACAGTcccaaaatgtatataaatatattagagataatatggtggtggatcacTGAGGCTTTGGGGCTGTTTGTTTAGATGCTCATGTGAACATAGTGATAACATTACAAATTCTAGTAATTACAAAATGTGGTTGCCTCCGTCGAGAGGTTAAAATTAGACCATGGATGGACCTTTCCACAAAAAATACATCCAGATCACTACAGACACAGGAATGGTTGCAGGACACAAAATTAATGTTTTGCAGTGGCAATGTGAGTGTCTGGATTTAAAACCTATCGAAATCTTGAGAATTGAAGTGGGCAGTTTATTACATGAGCAAACGTAAGACTATAAAGGAGCTTGAAATGTTCTGTGTGGAGGAATTTGAGACATTATAGGAAGAGGATCAGTAGTGTtattcactaaaaaaaaaatattgtgaggatgccaataattctgaaagCAGTGTTTTgcaaagaaaaactattttatgAATCCCGAAACACCTAGACTAAAAAtggttataattatttttaaaagtaaaataaaaagggttttttttttccttttactgtTAACAAGTATGAGTTTATTATCCCAGAGCAACAGCATGTGCATGTCAGCTCTGTGTTTTGGTCTACACTGTTTATTGCATATGCGGTCACCTGGTGCATCCACAGGCTGAACGGTCGTCTCCAGGAGTCTTTCTTCTCTAGGTGGAGGTAACTGTTGAATAGGATGAAGTAAATATAGCGCTCCAAGTACTGCAGGCTTCTCAGACGTAACTGCTGCAATTCAGCATCTGATTTTGCTGTTTTGATCTGAGAAGGAAGAAGGAATGTCACATTTTTTGCTACTTGTCATTTGAAGTTATATAGAGCTGATGGCAGAACAAGGAGGACGTTGGCTCTATTCTACGCATATCTGTATGCTAGAAACTAAGGGGAAAGTATTAATACAAAAATGTACTGGATAGAAAAGTCTGTCTTTGTGAAATTTTACACAAGTGCGCCATCGTTCATGaactatttgttcattttgaatgaattttTAATATGACTCAGGAACAACGATTTGTCTGAGTGTGATTTGTCCATTTTTGACATGCACGCGCTGCAACATTGTCATAGGTTCTGTACCGGAAAcggaaatgattagttcacctctcgagtcatTCGTTCTTCCGGTGCATAGGCAATGCACCATACAGTACCGGAAACGggaagaacgaacgactcgaacccgaagactcaagacgtgaactaatcatttcgtTTCcagggaacagacgtgacaaatatGACGTGACTAAAGAAAGAAGgactcggatcgggaggtgaggtgaacgaACAGACTGCATTGCCTGAAGTCCTAATGCTAAACTATtactgaatcatttctgtttatcataattcggccttggctgcattagcctatagtttattttaatatagtttattaagtactagatgtgttggggaatttaacatgtaacgttttaattatattctgctgaaatgaacgaaaatACTCGAAAAAaaattcgttcattttgctgattgagattcaaagatccgaatCACTAAAATGATCTAACTTCCCATTACTAGTGCCAACCCCATTAAAACAATCCCACTAGTGGTCATAGTGAAATTGCAGTTTTAATAAATGATGACCTTCTAGAGTTGCTGTAGTTAGTGTTGCATCAGATACGCTGTATGGCTCAAGCACTTCAGCACATATCCTAGCAAGTGCAGAAAAATCtgcatttttcccccctgtcTGTTGACAGTTTGATTAATTTGTTGAGCAAGAAACTGAAACTTCTTGTATaatttgtgtaataaagtgcgTATGGTGACGATTGCATTTATGTCTTCTTCAAATAGTCCATTAGGACTAtttggaaaggaaaggaaaggaaaagactgAAATGAGGAAGCTGAATGAAAAGTACTGGAGTAATATTGTACAATTCAATTGAATGGTAGCCACTGGCTTGGAATCCGTTTATTAACCTTAAGACAATAAAGAAGTGAGTTTTAATGTAAACCATaagcttttcttcttttctttttttttttttttttaaagctagaCGAGGTTTGAGTTGCATTAGTTACCAGCTGCATGTAAGGGTTTTTATAAATGTCTGTGTCAGTAGcggtaacacttttttttttgctgaacacaaaataaataaaatgtctaataaTAAATGCTGCAGCAGTTTAAGTGGTTATTGCTTTCTATTtctttgaggggttttttttgttggtggtgatggtgtttttgtttttacatcctTGTCATGTCTCCTGCTGCCACTAGGAGGTGTTCTGAGCTCAAGGGAGATAAAGATGGTCCCATCAGATTACTTTAAACCTTACATGGGCTGTCATTTTGCTAAGAATTTTCTAAGAATGTCTATTAGTGACCTGATATGGTTTGACTCCCCTCATGGAGATTGTTACtaaaattactactactattgttTCTACTCTTCTTTAGTGCCTTGCCCTGCCTCATCCTCAGATGCTCTGCCCATGGACCACGCAGAGCCTGATATCTTTTGAACACATTTCTGGCGACAAGCATCAGGATCTTAAAAGCTGCAATCTGATCTACACACTTCAGTCTAGATGCATTTCCATGTGCTGGTTTTCAGCAGGAAACCTTTGAACACTGTGACCCAAATGAGCTTTTTGGTGTAGGATATAGTTACCTATAGTTCATGGCATCAAATCTTTCAATTTTATTAAAGGGTTTAATTAGAAGTAGGCAAATGCTGAGTAAACAGCATAAAGTCACATTTACAGATACACTACCGCAAAAGGTCTGCGGTTGCTCATCTGCCATGTTAGTCAGATGGCTCCTTTTTGTTGTCCTTGGCCATACATACTGATGAAATATACCTGACTTGCTAGTTCTGGAGCGTTCAGTATTTGGGTTTTTAAGAAATCACCCataatttttttggttattaTTCACATATTAATGACAGGAAAACCCATTAATATGCACAAATCAGCTATAAAGAATGAGTTCCCATTGAATATATGAAGAAAATTGTACCCATCAACAGAAATGTAACAATACTGTCTTCTTGTTGCTTAGATGAATAAGCCTGAAGTAAAGGCACAAAAAGTCACCTGTTTATACGAGCATATAATGATCTCCCGTAAGTGGTAATGCATGGGAGTCATTGTCTCGCTGACGATGTCTAGGGCCATGTCCACTTCTCTTTTCATACGGTGACCATCAGGGAGCAGTCTGACCACCTGCATCACCACctgaacatgcaaacacaccgTGTTAAATTTAAATGCTAgcaccaaaaacaaaactgtgatGATACATTAATAGTGTCCTGGGGAGGTTTAAACAGAAAATGACCTagatgagaattttttttaaattctgctcTAACCCACACAgttgctggaacatgtttgaaaGTGATTCAAAGACAATAACAAGGAAAAAACTGTACCTCAAACTCTCCTTTTGTGTACTTTGCGTCTGGCACACTTACAATTTCGTCATCCACACAGTCAGGAAAGCCCTGAAGAAATCATTGTTATGACGTTATATCTTTGATCAGTCTGAGACTGATGATTGAGAATGATGCATTTCAGTAAAAATGTTCACTCTAGACAGCGTGACCTACATTGAAGTGCCAGAGAGTAAGTGTGGCGATGACCATGGCAGTTGTAGTTCGATCTTTCCCATCACTGCAGTTGAAGATAAAAGCTGAGCTGGGGTCCTCTCCAAGACTGCACTTCATGGCCTCTAATAGCTGGTCAAAAAACTAAAAGGCAGCAGTAACAGTTAATATCATTTACACCATATGTCATTTAAGTGTAATCTTTTACAGTTCTTGGCACTCAGAGGAATCCTGCGATGTGTTGTATTACCTCCTCCTTTGGAGCACAACAGTCAGTAATAGGGAGACGCTGATATGTGAGGCCTGGGTAAATGCTCTTTTGCTTGGCAAAGACTTCCTGGACAGTATAACAGCTTTTCAGCATTCTCATCTGCTTCTCTTGTTCAAGAACTACCTCAAGCCACTTCTCACACCTGAGAATATCCTCCTTTAGTGCCAGCTCCATTGTCTGCGAAACAATATTATTTCTGCTGAATGTGGTTCGTATTTTGATTTTACTCcttataatcaatgtgagagCAGATTTGACAATAGCTCATCATAAAGCTTTTAGCATGACATCAACATGCGAAACACAGCTTACTGGTATACAGTGAATTATTTGCACCTTCCAAGAATTTCCAAAAATaattatctatatataaatgaataaaatgcaatTTGGGATATGTTTAAGCTTAATTATATGGAGATGCTGTACAGTTTcattgtgtgtggttttttttttttcaaacaagtTATTTTCTAAATGGTTCATTTTTCTACAAATCACTGGTTTCCAAATGATCATCACTTCCACAATTAATTTTTGTTGAAGTCTACCCTGGAAAAAATAACAGCACAGACAATAACAGCGTCTCTAACAAGGTTGATCTTACACCACTCCTCCACAGAAAactgttttatattctttgttttatattcCCACAGATTCAGCATtcaattttggtctcatctggcCAGAACACATTTTAATTGCAGTGATGCCTGGTACAGTCCAGCAGCTGCATTTTGTGGGTTGCTTCCTTCATGCAATGTTTCTAAACAGCTTGTTGTTATGGAGGAGATGtctaatagtttattttgaaacTTGACAACCCCAAGGATCTTTCCCTCATTCACCATCCTTTTCACCATCCTTTTCACATGGCACATTTGTCTTCTCAAAGGCAATGTTTAACTGTTCCAGACTTTTAAAACTTAATCGCTTATGTATTTGTAAATTCATTATCTGATTTGTCCATGTCAACAACTATCTAGATAGTTTGTGGAGAAAACTCCAACTAATTTTGACATACATGTTGAAAATACcactatttatatttaaaaaaagacattttgatgAGAATATTCTTGGTTAGAAGAAAGGTAAGTATTTTCTCTAGTTGTGTACAGTTTGagtcattatatttaatgtttattttaatttaaaaaatgttttcttgatgggtgccaataattctgaagttATATCCATCTTCATGTATTCTAAGGCAAAACTCTTAGATCAGTTCAGATAATTGATTCTGAAAGTGTTTAAAGAGCTGCAGTGTTGAAGAGCTGAAActatatgttaaatatgtagACACCAAGTACTGGAAGTACCTCATGTTGTTGTGGGTTCTGCACATACACTTGGATTGGTTGCTCCAGACAGCCTGGTTCTCGAGAGGTGAACATCTGCCCATTACCTTCCAGAATCAGTTCCTCTTGCAGATTCACCCATACAATGCTGGAATGCCTCCGTCGCTCATCCGTGAGGTAAGATAACACAATAGAAACAGCCTGAAATAGGATTTAGTTTATTCTTAGCCTTTCACTCAACATAGAATTACAACAGGACTATAAATGCAAGAAACCAGACTTTACCTCAGAGCTTGGCTGGGCCATGCCATACACAGTTGTCTTAAGAACTCGTCTGAAGTTGGCCACCCTCATTTCCTTGGCTGTACCAAGTACGTCTGGTACCAAAAACTCACTGGCCACCTTACAAACAAATCAATTATCTTTAGTGAGCAGTGTGTTTCTGGGGTaaatgtgttgatgtgttgagCTTTACATTCCAAGGCACATAAAAGATCGACAGAACTCTcttctaatatactgtataagaaTGAGCACAAGAAACCTTACCAGTATCCTGGTTCCATCAGTGACAAGGCTGGTTGGTGCTAAGAGCTCAGAACGGTTCATACTGCCAAGCAGCCTGTAGAtccatgcattcacacacagccATTGACTGAAACTCTGGCCAAACATCTGAGGATACTAGATGCCAATGATAGAGAAAGACCGATCACACAAAAtctataatgaaaaaaatgtgaaaatgtatacAGAGAAAGACATTGAGGACTGAGATAGATTcagaaaagcaaagaaagataaagaaatACTGTGTAGATCATGCATTccttaataataatgcatgttaCAGTACCTGATCGTGAAGATAAGCATTGAACACTATTAAGTAGAAGTAAGACTCAAGACTCTGAAGGGTTCTTTGCAAGAAATAGGCCTTTGTACTGCTaccctataataataataatgaaaaagaaacacgCAATGCATTCATCACATGCCTCTTTCATAAACCTTgctcacatacatacaaatatgcTAAAAAcagttaaagtaaaaaaaatatactcaCTTGTATCTGATAATCCTCACAAATTGcttccatttttcttttattttcatatattgcATCTTTGATGTTATGCATTTCTGAACACATTTCAATTGCGTTATTGACCTAAAGTGAAAgagcacaaaacatttttcacactGCTGCAAACATACTAGACGCAAAAGGACTACAGTGTCATTAGGTACAGTGCTATCTGCAACTGTGAGAACTAACCTCATCAAGCACTTGTTGACCTTTAGGGAGACGACTGATCAGATTCTGAATGACTTGAAACTCTGGCTGTTGCTTGACCAGTGTATCCTCTTCCCTTGACAATGAGACAAACATTTAACAATTTAACTCCACAAATGAATTCTTTTCACTGACTctctttttggaaaaatgtgtgtatataagacTATCATATCAAACCCAGTGAATTGAAAGAGCTTttgcatgaagaaaaaaatcatttgtgttttactgattaatatttttccacattaatGTTTCAGCTAAAGGCAGAGCAAATGGTAGAGGTAACACTGACTACCATTGCTGTATTGCTAGAAATACCCTCACCTGGTGTTATACTGCGCCCCATGTAGATGGTGAAAGACTAGTGCACCGAGGATAAGGCCGAGGTTGGTTCGTCCCACCCCCACCTGGCAGCTAAACAGCAGTGCAGGCAGAGGCTTGGAGCGATCACGCAATACTGACAAGCTAGGGCTTTTCTGTGTAGGAGAGGATGTCATCATATACATGGAGTGttatgagtttgtgtgtgtgacattcaCTGTATGTAGGTCAGCATTAATACACAGTATTGAAAATAACTTCTGTAGCTTAATCTACATAAACGCATTTTATGGTACATCTTTGgtagtaataatattttttaaactattcCATTCCTTAGCTATGTACCTAAAGCTTTTAAATCAGTAATTACCAATAAATCCTCGGTTAATGATTGTTGAggcaaaaaatgcttgattttgctgtctttttttaaaaaaaaattgcgatgcaatttgtggagttggtggtgctttttttgtggaaaactacttgaattggtgaaattgcaattgcacaataccgtctttcacagtgatgtttgttggtaaatgagaccttttagctgtgtcCATGTTTGACGCATATGAAttgaagggggctttggctgaatgcgtggagtgatgacatcacatggtgTGTCAAATCTGTTGTgtcaaatctgtggtaattttgaaaaattgcaaactcctgcaaatattgtggcgtttccttgattttgtgtttatttctgtaacTGCAAAACCGCAaactcctggagggactgctaaACTGAATATAGATTTAGTAAAAAGGAATCCAGCTGTATGCACCAGATAAATCAGATATTAGCCACCAATTTAAGGACATCAAATGCTTAATTATGACAGAACTGAAGTTCTTTCATTGGGTTCAAAACCTGCTGTCTCAGTATTAAATCTCAAtttcttttctgttgttgtAACTGTTGTAACAGTTGTAACTGTGAAAAACCTTGGTCTTGGCAAGCCACAATAACCCCATAAAAGGGAAGttaacaacatttaaaaagtgaTAGTAGCACAGTAGTCATGAAATATGATCTTAC encodes:
- the pald1b gene encoding phosphatase domain containing paladin 1b isoform X1, yielding MKKQKAKDIGTAVRSSVKIMGTTASAGSQPASATPTHHIDHQVGDIAEDKRSMSSSSSQALNIPNSKAKSIITNKVAPVVITYNCREEFQIHDSILSANYTVGKISDTLPEHYLVLGEFFMVQDVNSRADVLNTTGSYGAPNFRKAKENYPLFGMGQASLNGFKQVLQRLENEAYEEVIFICVREEPVVFLRLDKDFIPYTPRRKENLHENLHDLRRVARAEQLELTIRKELCDFAKLCENIFYVYNDIENFKDEPQHVRIVSEEDIHVTEEVYKRPQFNLSSYRYYRLLLPMEGAPEEEDFDAFVNVLRKSPSLSVLRDRSKPLPALLFSCQVGVGRTNLGLILGALVFHHLHGAQYNTREEDTLVKQQPEFQVIQNLISRLPKGQQVLDEVNNAIEMCSEMHNIKDAIYENKRKMEAICEDYQIQGSSTKAYFLQRTLQSLESYFYLIVFNAYLHDQYPQMFGQSFSQWLCVNAWIYRLLGSMNRSELLAPTSLVTDGTRILVASEFLVPDVLGTAKEMRVANFRRVLKTTVYGMAQPSSEAVSIVLSYLTDERRRHSSIVWVNLQEELILEGNGQMFTSREPGCLEQPIQVYVQNPQQHETMELALKEDILRCEKWLEVVLEQEKQMRMLKSCYTVQEVFAKQKSIYPGLTYQRLPITDCCAPKEEFFDQLLEAMKCSLGEDPSSAFIFNCSDGKDRTTTAMVIATLTLWHFNGFPDCVDDEIVSVPDAKYTKGEFEVVMQVVRLLPDGHRMKREVDMALDIVSETMTPMHYHLREIIICSYKQIKTAKSDAELQQLRLRSLQYLERYIYFILFNSYLHLEKKDSWRRPFSLWMHQVAARAGIYDFLNQLGFPEFEAPKSCPLARLRYRWRQYNAYSLPIRGELI
- the pald1b gene encoding phosphatase domain containing paladin 1b isoform X2, which codes for MGTTASAGSQPASATPTHHIDHQVGDIAEDKRSMSSSSSQALNIPNSKAKSIITNKVAPVVITYNCREEFQIHDSILSANYTVGKISDTLPEHYLVLGEFFMVQDVNSRADVLNTTGSYGAPNFRKAKENYPLFGMGQASLNGFKQVLQRLENEAYEEVIFICVREEPVVFLRLDKDFIPYTPRRKENLHENLHDLRRVARAEQLELTIRKELCDFAKLCENIFYVYNDIENFKDEPQHVRIVSEEDIHVTEEVYKRPQFNLSSYRYYRLLLPMEGAPEEEDFDAFVNVLRKSPSLSVLRDRSKPLPALLFSCQVGVGRTNLGLILGALVFHHLHGAQYNTREEDTLVKQQPEFQVIQNLISRLPKGQQVLDEVNNAIEMCSEMHNIKDAIYENKRKMEAICEDYQIQGSSTKAYFLQRTLQSLESYFYLIVFNAYLHDQYPQMFGQSFSQWLCVNAWIYRLLGSMNRSELLAPTSLVTDGTRILVASEFLVPDVLGTAKEMRVANFRRVLKTTVYGMAQPSSEAVSIVLSYLTDERRRHSSIVWVNLQEELILEGNGQMFTSREPGCLEQPIQVYVQNPQQHETMELALKEDILRCEKWLEVVLEQEKQMRMLKSCYTVQEVFAKQKSIYPGLTYQRLPITDCCAPKEEFFDQLLEAMKCSLGEDPSSAFIFNCSDGKDRTTTAMVIATLTLWHFNGFPDCVDDEIVSVPDAKYTKGEFEVVMQVVRLLPDGHRMKREVDMALDIVSETMTPMHYHLREIIICSYKQIKTAKSDAELQQLRLRSLQYLERYIYFILFNSYLHLEKKDSWRRPFSLWMHQVAARAGIYDFLNQLGFPEFEAPKSCPLARLRYRWRQYNAYSLPIRGELI